Proteins from a genomic interval of Quercus robur chromosome 9, dhQueRobu3.1, whole genome shotgun sequence:
- the LOC126699720 gene encoding silicon efflux transporter LSI2-like, with protein MPLASPVKVVLGSIAFAIFWVLVVFSAVPFLPVGRTAGSLLGGMLMVIFQVITAGQAYAVIELQILGLLFGTMVVSVYLERADMFKYLGKLLSWKSRGPKDLICRVCLISAISSAFFTNDTTCVVLTEFVLKIARQHNLPPHPFLLALASSANIGSAATPIGNPQNLVIAVKSKISFGNFLKGILPAMIMGVIVNALLLLCMYWKLLSIENDEEDIAVELLAEEEVNSHRFSPATMSHFTSFNSPEWNSRWEVMAVQSSPGMSVPMGQVENLRNRSIPSANEIQGVPSGTLESARNSNAPKEAANDVSSQVKEETMPSKRVASLTTRWKKILWKSGVYLVTIGMLIALLLGLNMSWTVITAALALMVLDFRDARTSLEKVSYSLLLFFCGMFSTVQGFNETGIPDTLWVFIEPYSKIDRVSGIAMLAIVILLMSNLASNVPTVLLLGTRVALSAAAVSAANEKKAWLILAWVSTVAGNLSLLGSAANIIVCEQARQAPELGYTLSFWSHLKFGVPSTLIVTAIGLTLIR; from the exons ATGCCTTTGGCTTCTCCTGTAAAAGTGGTTCTAGGCTCAATTGCTTTTGCAATCTTCTGGGTATTGGTGGTTTTCTCAGCTGTTCCTTTTCTACCAGTTGGGAGAACTGCAGGGTCCCTCCTGGGGGGCATGCTAATGGTCATATTTCAAGTCATAACTGCAGGTCAAGCATATGCTGTAATTGAACTTCAAATCCTTGGTCTTCTCTTTGGGACCATGGTTGTTAGTGTATATCTTGAAAGGGCAGATATGTTCAAGTACTTGGGAAAGTTGCTCTCATGGAAGAGTAGAGGGCCAAAGGATTTAATTTGTCGAGTCTGCCTGATTTCTGCCATTTCAAGTGCTTTTTTTACTAATGATACCACTTGTGTAGTTTTGACTGAATTTGTCTTGAAAATTGCAAGGCAACATAATCTCCCACCTCATCCTTTCCTTCTTGCCCTGGCCTCTAGTGCAAATATTGGGTCGGCAGCAACTCCAATTGGCAACCCCCAAAACTTGGTTATAGCCGTTAAGAGCAAGATatcttttggaaattttctaAAAGGAATTCTCCCTGCAATGATCATGGGTGTAATTGTCAATGCCCTACTTCTTCTATGTATGTACTGGAAGTTGTTATCTATTGAAAATGATGAGGAAGATATAGCTGTAGAACTTCTTGCAGAGGAGGAAGTGAATTCTCATCGTTTTTCACCAGCCACAATGTCACATTTTACATCCTTCAATTCTCCGGAATGGAACTCTAGATGGGAAGTTATGGCTGTGCAAAGCTCTCCTGGCATGAGTGTTCCAATGGGACAGGTTGAGAACCTTAGGAACCGATCAATTCCGAGTGCGAATGAAATCCAAGGGGTTCCTAGTGGCACATTGGAGTCTGCAAGAAATTCTAATGCACCAAAAGAGGCAGCAAATGATGTATCTTCTCAGGTAAAGGAGGAAACAATGCCTTCAAAGAGAGTTGCATCATTGACCACaagatggaaaaaaatattgtggaaatCAGGTGTTTACCTTGTTACTATAGGAATGTTGATTGCTTTGCTTCTGGGTCTAAATATGTCGTGGACTGTAATTACTGCTGCGCTTGCTCTTATGGTTCTTGATTTCAGGGATGCTAGGACAAGCCTTGAAAAG GTCTCCTATTCTCTGTTACTTTTCTTTTGTGGAATGTTTAGCACAGTCCAAGGCTTTAACGAAACCGGAATCCCTGATACTCTATGGGTCTTTATAGAGCCCTATTCAAAAATCGATCGTGTTAGTGGGATAGCAATGCTCGCCATTGTCATACTTCTCATGTCAAATTTGGCTTCAAATGTACCAACTG TTCTCCTTCTTGGAACACGAGTGGCACTATCGGCAGCTGCAGTTTCTGCAGCTAATGAGAAGAAGGCATGGCTAATCTTAGCTTGGGTCAGCACAGTAGCTGGGAACCTCTCATTATTGGGATCAGCTGCCAACATAATCGTGTGTGAGCAGGCTCGCCAAGCTCCCGAACTTGGGTACACTTTATCCTTTTGGAGCCATCTCAAATTTGGAGTCCCCTCAACTCTTATTGTCACTGCCATTGGTTTGACACTTATAAGATGA